The nucleotide sequence ATCCTGTGACACTTCGATATTTCATTGTCCAGCTACAGGCTTCTTGGGCTTTCTGAATTTTTGATTCAGGTACAAATTCAACACATACATCATTATTATTGTTGATAATATCAATTTTTCTTCCCATCTGTGCACTGTGCAAAAAAACGGTGCTGTTTCTGTATCCGAAACTCATTGGAACAATATAAGGGGTATTGTTATCTGAAAGGCCTAAATGGCAGACAGTTGAATCAGCAATTATTTTTTCAATTTCATCTTTATCAGTTATTTCTTTTTCTTTTCTGCGCATCTTTTTCACCTTTCTGTTTAAAACATTCTATTATATAATTCGTAGATTTTGCATAGACCCTTTTCAATACCGGCATTAAGAGGGTATCCGCAGTTAATCCGCAGGTAATTCCTGAATTTGTCAGGTTTACTGGAAAAGATTGCGCCCGGAGAGAAGCCGATTCCATGATCCAGCGCTTTATGGTATAATACTAAAGTGTCGGTTTTTTCTGGAAGCTGCAGCCACAGAAGAAATCCTCCTTTGGGATTAGTCATGCGTATACTGCTGCCGAAAAGGCGGCTTAGCTCTTCTCTGTAAGCGCTGATCTGCAAAAAAAGCGTTTTGGAAAGCTTCTTTATATGGTTGTGAAATTTGCCACTCTGCAGATACTTAGCCATAACTAGCTGAGGGAGACTTGCAGAAGACATGTTGTTTGCTAGTTTAGCTTCATAAACATCTTTGTAATATTTGTTTGGAATTATCCACCCGATTCTACTCCCAGGGGAGACTGTTTTGGAAAAGCTGGAAACATAAATTATGTGATCGGTTTTCGAAGGGTTGGCAAGAGGGGTTATTTTTTTGTATGTGTGTGAAAGTGTGCCGAAAGTATCATCTTCTATAATAATAAATTTTTCTGAAGCAAGGCTTCTCAGATAATGTTTTTTATCTTCGCACATCAAACTGCCGGTGGGGTTGCTGAAAGCAGGCTGGGTTATAATACATTTTATATCGTATTTATCTTTGGCTTTCTGAAGATAGTCGATATCTATACCTTTCTCCGGGCAGGCGGGAATTTCAACAGGATACATACCAAGTTTTTTTAAAACGTGCTGATAGCCGAAATAAGTTGGTGATTCAACTGCAATAGCGTCACCTTGTTCAGCAACTGAAGACAATATATAAAAAATGCCTTCCATAGCTCCATTTGTTATGATAATTTCTTCAGGACTTACATAAAAATCCCTTAAAGCCATAAGCCGGGCGATTTCAACTCTGAGATCATAAAAGCCTGCTGTCGCAGTGTAATTTATATATTGATTTTCACTGCCGTTAATTACTTCTCTTGTGAAAGATTTTAACTCCTTATGAGGCATAAGCTTGGGTGATGCCACAGCGGCGCCCAGAGGTAAGATATTTTTATTCTGTGTGTCATTTAAAATACTGTTGATAATGTCAATGTTTTCCACCGGGGACTTGTTAATAATCGAATTTTTTCTTTCCGGTATTTTAACTGAATTTTGTGGTTTAAGATAATATCCCGATTTTTCAACAGAGTAAATCAGCCCTTTACTCTCCAGCTCTTCATAAGCTTTCATAGCTGTGGTCATGCTTACCTGAAATGTTTTTGAAATTGTTCTTAAAGAAGGGAGCTTTTCCCCCGGTGTCACAATCTTTTTTTCAGCTAATTTGAGTATGTAATTTTCTATGTGTTCATACAAATACGATTGGCAGATCATCTGTTATCCTTTAATTTTTATTTTTTGTATCTGTTATTGTGCTCTGATTTCAGATATAAGTCAATGGAAAAGCACGAAGGTGAAAAATGAACTATTTACACGCTTTTCTTTCCAGCTGCTCTGTCCTAATGTTAGTTTTTGCTATTTCCAGATACGGCTTAACGGCAATGTTGCCGCTCATGAAATCAGGGGTGCCCTTAAATGCTGTTCAGGCTGGTATTTTAAGCTCTTCAAACTTCATCGGTTATCTTTCCGGGGCATTGCTGACAAGATTTATTAATCCAGGCAGAAATAAGAAAATACTGTATAATCTGTTTCTTCTGTTACTTGTTGTTATGATTTTGCTTATGGGTATGACAGGAGTTTATCAGTTATAATCAAAAATGTAGTCCTAAACTGACTTAGTTTTTTGAAGAATGGCGTCAAATCGGGATTTAATTTTTTCCATGCGGGCTGATTTGTAGTACGTGTATATATGCATTTATTGTTGACATATATGTTATTGTGGTTTATACATAAGTATGTTTTTGAGAAAAGTAGAGTCCAAAAGAAAATCAGGGTATACGCATACAACCGTGCAGCTGGTGGAATCATACAGAAATGAAGAGGGTAAGAGCAGAACAAGAATTCTTTATCATTTCGGTCCATTGGATAAATTTCTTCAGGCTGATGCTGACAAGCTTGTAGACAGTGTATTGAAGATGAAGGGCGAGGTATTTCTTGATCATTTGGAAAAATTTGGTTCAGCTAAAAACTTTGGAGATTTGTTTACTATATTCCGTATATTAAAGGAGCTAAAGTTTTTCCAGGAAATAGAAAAGATTAAGGAGAGTGAAACCCGTATAGAGTTTGATCTGGTAGGCCATATTAACGCATTGATCTCAAATAGAATTAATGACCCTTCGAGTAAACTAAAGTTATTAAGCTGGCTTGAGTTAGTATATTTGCCGGAATTAAAATCAAGCGGAATCAACTATAATAACCTATTAAGATCGATGGATTTTTAATAAAGCATAAGAAACGTCTTGAAGATCGTCTTGCAGAGAGCGTGCTGAGTATTTTTGATTTAAGCCTGCGCATGTGTTTTTATGACATGACTTCGAGTTATTTTGAGACGAACAATTTAAGTGATTCAGATATACGTTGTTATGGTTATTCAAGGGACAACCGTTCAGACAGGGTACAGGTGACTATAGGTGTAGTAATGACAGAGGAAGGTATTCCGATAGCTCATTATGTGTTCCCGGGCAACACAGCAGATGTGAGTACCTTGCAGGAAGTGGTAAAAGATATAAAGGATAGATTTGGAGACTTTCGTGAAGTTTCGATAGTAACGGACAAGGGGATGACAAGTGACAAGAATATAGATTATTTACTATCCGGTGATCATTCATTTATAGTTGGAGAATCCAAGACTAAGAAGATGTCCAGAGAGATATTATCAGAAGCTAATACTGAGCAGGAGGACAAAGAGAGCGGTTTTACATATGAAAAAGTTGTACCGTATAAATATGAAGTTGACGGTATTAAAAGACTTTGCAATTTACGTTATGTTTGCAGTTTTAATCCTGAGAC is from Flexistipes sinusarabici DSM 4947 and encodes:
- a CDS encoding pyridoxamine 5'-phosphate oxidase family protein, which produces MRRKEKEITDKDEIEKIIADSTVCHLGLSDNNTPYIVPMSFGYRNSTVFLHSAQMGRKIDIINNNNDVCVEFVPESKIQKAQEACSWTMKYRSVTGFGKAYLIGNSSDKIEALNVIMSQYSDDSFTFTDKSASKTSVIKIILKEITGKKSGF
- a CDS encoding PLP-dependent aminotransferase family protein codes for the protein MYEHIENYILKLAEKKIVTPGEKLPSLRTISKTFQVSMTTAMKAYEELESKGLIYSVEKSGYYLKPQNSVKIPERKNSIINKSPVENIDIINSILNDTQNKNILPLGAAVASPKLMPHKELKSFTREVINGSENQYINYTATAGFYDLRVEIARLMALRDFYVSPEEIIITNGAMEGIFYILSSVAEQGDAIAVESPTYFGYQHVLKKLGMYPVEIPACPEKGIDIDYLQKAKDKYDIKCIITQPAFSNPTGSLMCEDKKHYLRSLASEKFIIIEDDTFGTLSHTYKKITPLANPSKTDHIIYVSSFSKTVSPGSRIGWIIPNKYYKDVYEAKLANNMSSASLPQLVMAKYLQSGKFHNHIKKLSKTLFLQISAYREELSRLFGSSIRMTNPKGGFLLWLQLPEKTDTLVLYHKALDHGIGFSPGAIFSSKPDKFRNYLRINCGYPLNAGIEKGLCKIYELYNRMF
- a CDS encoding YbfB/YjiJ family MFS transporter → MNYLHAFLSSCSVLMLVFAISRYGLTAMLPLMKSGVPLNAVQAGILSSSNFIGYLSGALLTRFINPGRNKKILYNLFLLLLVVMILLMGMTGVYQL